A stretch of Pelagicoccus enzymogenes DNA encodes these proteins:
- the rhaM gene encoding L-rhamnose mutarotase, protein MIRKAFIMSVHPNQEAEYERRHSPIWQELEQTLKAHGVSNYSIFLNEETLQLFGYAEIADEDQWNAIASTDICKKWWKHMADIMPSNPDNSPVSSPLKEVFHLA, encoded by the coding sequence ATGATACGAAAAGCTTTTATCATGTCAGTCCATCCCAACCAGGAGGCTGAATACGAACGACGCCATTCCCCAATTTGGCAGGAACTGGAACAGACCTTGAAAGCTCACGGCGTCAGCAACTACTCCATCTTCCTCAACGAGGAAACGCTGCAACTTTTCGGCTACGCGGAGATCGCGGACGAGGACCAGTGGAACGCCATTGCCAGCACGGACATCTGCAAGAAATGGTGGAAGCACATGGCGGATATCATGCCAAGCAACCCAGACAACAGCCCCGTCTCCTCCCCACTCAAGGAAGTATTCCACCTCGCATAG
- a CDS encoding Gfo/Idh/MocA family protein: MMTSTTSSSPRVALVGVAGYAGVYFEWLSEAHRNGLVHLAAATILPAERQLPAALELEHLADKTYDCYEAMFEAEAGKIDLCFIPTGIPWHAPMAIAAMEAGANVLVEKPLAGSDADVRRVIAAEKQRKRWVAVGFQDMYTSELMELKQSLLNGIIGQIQSVSMLGLWPRSTAYYRRNAWAGKRELNGRSVMDSPLNNAFAHHVNLCLFLAGDTVSSSAAATVVSSNLFRAHDIENFDTAVVSAASSDNGVAFWFGVTHACFETVEPRIRIRGERGSVEWERQGVCTIRPDDQDPVSIEVPQYSKSRQNMFEQVVSRLSDSNSFICDSQIAQSHAALIESIQRGADVKTVHSSNVETIKSDSDGHTIPAIKDIDLLLQRTFETNSPLEDLSKKAVHLKQ; the protein is encoded by the coding sequence ATGATGACTTCCACCACAAGCAGCTCTCCTCGCGTCGCCCTCGTAGGCGTTGCTGGATACGCGGGGGTGTATTTCGAGTGGCTTAGCGAAGCGCACCGGAACGGGCTCGTGCACCTTGCGGCTGCAACGATCTTGCCTGCGGAGCGCCAATTGCCTGCCGCCCTCGAGTTGGAGCACTTGGCCGATAAAACCTACGACTGCTACGAAGCCATGTTCGAAGCCGAAGCCGGCAAGATCGACCTTTGCTTCATCCCAACCGGGATCCCATGGCACGCGCCGATGGCCATCGCTGCCATGGAAGCGGGAGCAAACGTGCTCGTCGAGAAACCGCTGGCAGGCTCGGACGCCGATGTCCGCCGCGTAATCGCGGCCGAGAAACAGCGCAAGAGATGGGTCGCCGTCGGATTCCAGGACATGTATACTTCGGAGCTCATGGAGCTTAAGCAGAGCTTGCTGAACGGCATCATCGGGCAGATTCAATCCGTTTCCATGCTTGGGCTCTGGCCCCGCTCCACCGCGTACTACAGGCGCAACGCGTGGGCCGGAAAGCGCGAGCTGAACGGCCGCTCCGTGATGGATTCGCCGCTCAACAATGCGTTCGCCCACCACGTCAACCTTTGCCTCTTTCTCGCCGGCGACACTGTCAGTTCCTCCGCCGCAGCGACGGTCGTTTCCTCGAACCTGTTCCGAGCGCACGATATCGAAAATTTCGATACAGCGGTCGTCAGCGCCGCGTCCAGCGACAACGGCGTCGCGTTTTGGTTCGGCGTCACTCACGCATGCTTCGAGACAGTCGAGCCGCGCATCCGCATCAGAGGCGAACGAGGCTCCGTGGAGTGGGAGCGGCAGGGCGTCTGTACCATCCGGCCGGACGACCAAGACCCTGTATCCATCGAGGTACCACAGTACAGCAAGTCTCGCCAAAACATGTTCGAACAAGTCGTCAGCCGGCTTAGCGACTCGAACAGCTTCATCTGCGATTCCCAGATTGCCCAATCGCACGCAGCCCTCATCGAAAGCATCCAGAGGGGAGCTGACGTAAAAACGGTACATTCCAGCAATGTCGAAACCATCAAGTCGGACTCGGACGGCCACACGATACCTGCGATTAAAGACATCGACCTTCTGTTGCAGCGAACATTCGAAACCAACAGTCCACTCGAGGACCTGAGCAAAAAAGCTGTCCACTTAAAACAATGA
- a CDS encoding LacI family DNA-binding transcriptional regulator, with protein sequence MNSVRELAKALGLSHTTVSDALRNKPRVKKETRERVLKAAKEAGYKHNPLAGALMSEMRRSGAGSFRGVLAVVDLESSDQRLSAARRYHREVFAGAEEMGNELGFKTEIFVLGSEGLTVARLNTILKSRGIRGLLILPAATAPDIRNLDWDVYAGIYTDYIIERPALDSVCSDHFRSMVVAMRKLEELGYKRPGLVLHKAHDQRLLYRWEAAYRIQDTRSDQFDAIEPLVLEDIDEDSFKDWFEEEGPDVVLSHRPEVLEWMQDMGAQVPETHGFCCLNVMNSEDPVSGLDLRPHLIGRRGLELLVGQLHRNAYGIPDPASTTTIPAIWIDGPTTRNMSS encoded by the coding sequence ATGAATTCTGTCAGAGAACTCGCTAAAGCCCTAGGCCTCTCGCACACCACCGTATCGGATGCCCTCCGCAACAAGCCAAGAGTAAAGAAGGAGACGCGTGAACGAGTGCTCAAAGCCGCCAAGGAAGCTGGCTACAAGCACAATCCGCTCGCCGGAGCGTTGATGTCGGAGATGCGTCGTTCCGGCGCCGGATCTTTTCGCGGCGTGCTGGCGGTCGTCGATTTGGAAAGCTCGGATCAACGTCTATCTGCCGCTCGCCGCTACCACCGCGAAGTGTTTGCAGGAGCCGAAGAGATGGGCAACGAGCTCGGCTTCAAGACGGAGATATTCGTGCTCGGATCCGAGGGGCTGACGGTGGCTCGCTTGAACACCATCTTGAAGTCGCGCGGCATTCGCGGATTGCTGATTTTGCCGGCGGCCACGGCGCCTGATATAAGGAACCTGGATTGGGACGTGTATGCAGGGATCTATACAGACTATATCATCGAGCGCCCGGCTCTGGATTCCGTATGTTCGGACCACTTTCGTTCCATGGTAGTAGCCATGCGCAAGCTAGAGGAACTGGGCTACAAGCGTCCGGGGCTGGTCCTGCACAAGGCGCATGACCAGCGTCTCCTGTACCGTTGGGAAGCTGCATACCGAATCCAAGACACCCGCTCGGATCAATTCGACGCGATCGAGCCCTTGGTCTTGGAGGATATCGACGAAGACTCGTTCAAGGATTGGTTCGAGGAGGAGGGGCCGGATGTTGTCCTCTCGCACAGGCCGGAGGTTTTGGAATGGATGCAAGACATGGGAGCGCAGGTCCCGGAAACTCATGGCTTTTGCTGCCTGAACGTCATGAACAGCGAGGACCCGGTGAGCGGCCTTGACTTGCGGCCGCATTTGATCGGGCGACGTGGCTTGGAGCTCTTGGTTGGGCAATTGCACCGCAACGCCTATGGCATTCCGGATCCGGCGTCCACGACCACAATCCCGGCGATCTGGATCGACGGTCCGACGACGCGAAACATGTCGTCCTAA
- a CDS encoding glycoside hydrolase family 88/105 protein encodes MISSPSTSIGFYIDEARSMANAVGDNPEATLSVIANRFKELNPSAPVTYRAFSKRGIQRSPDYRYEADFNSFFPDAQYEEYVFSWSKMWSGAEAEFMFDLNCYGPIVVYLNGAVAWSSNIFSERYPNKHNRFTLTLHKGWNQFVIRAKKTRGGFGWKFGSWLGKHPYVFMMPSAERDGAEGWLYTDPVPAGTVIQPELGQAEADSAYDWYPTHSWSESEKKRGVCARIFGSQEGKTALGWTQVCNNGDKPVTVSAEGAAQGAASVLLGGSEVFKSDASGSLSFEMELAPGINDLVVLSTGDASGWGFELSLHPNSGSVEHRCPCQLVGSPAKWLYSGPYDADHAPDFAALKDFLHVHETAEGSGYWRIDAPDTYLRLYNENPLFGRWNYPLGVTIYGLLHAGREIGSEEIQAYVQEHVQLCCSTYSYSLWDRSAFGGPTHIHRLLSSIDSLDDCGSFGSCMLETASHRKIEGFERIAHFVAEFISNKQDRFPDGTFYRREMMHEFHENTMWADDLYMSVPFLCRYYQLTGDTRYVDDAAQQFLGFKKRLYLPEDRLMSHVYDLRREMATGVPWGRGNGWTVFSLAELLGVLPQDHPHREELLSFFRDLCAGILKLQDEEGFWHQVLTHPDSYPESSCTAMFIFAFSRGVRNGWLEDPAPYADAVNKAWKALNKASIDNEGNVYGVCRGSEFSFSPEYYKKDLLPRLNDTHGIGIVLLAGVEVIRLRHHLNPA; translated from the coding sequence ATGATTTCCTCCCCATCTACATCGATCGGATTTTACATCGACGAAGCGCGTTCCATGGCGAACGCTGTCGGCGACAATCCTGAAGCGACGCTCTCGGTCATTGCCAACCGATTCAAAGAGCTGAATCCAAGCGCTCCTGTTACTTACCGCGCTTTTTCGAAGCGCGGCATCCAGCGCTCTCCCGATTACCGCTACGAGGCGGATTTCAACTCCTTTTTCCCGGATGCCCAGTACGAGGAGTACGTCTTCTCCTGGTCGAAAATGTGGTCCGGCGCGGAAGCGGAATTTATGTTCGACCTCAATTGCTACGGACCTATCGTGGTCTACCTCAATGGTGCGGTGGCATGGAGCTCGAACATCTTTTCTGAGCGTTATCCCAACAAGCACAACCGTTTCACGCTCACCTTGCACAAGGGGTGGAACCAGTTCGTTATTCGAGCCAAGAAAACGCGGGGCGGATTCGGTTGGAAGTTCGGATCCTGGCTGGGCAAGCATCCCTACGTCTTCATGATGCCTTCGGCGGAACGCGACGGCGCGGAAGGCTGGCTCTACACCGACCCGGTTCCAGCTGGCACCGTGATCCAGCCTGAGCTTGGCCAAGCGGAAGCTGACTCGGCCTACGACTGGTATCCGACCCACTCATGGAGCGAATCTGAGAAGAAGCGCGGCGTGTGCGCTCGCATCTTCGGCTCCCAGGAGGGGAAGACGGCCTTGGGGTGGACTCAGGTTTGCAACAACGGCGACAAGCCGGTTACGGTTTCGGCGGAAGGCGCCGCCCAGGGTGCCGCTAGCGTACTGCTGGGAGGTTCCGAAGTTTTTAAAAGCGACGCGTCGGGCTCGCTGAGCTTCGAGATGGAGCTCGCCCCCGGGATCAACGACCTGGTGGTGCTCAGTACCGGGGATGCCAGCGGTTGGGGATTCGAGCTTTCGCTGCATCCCAACTCCGGCTCGGTGGAGCATCGATGCCCCTGCCAATTGGTGGGAAGCCCGGCCAAGTGGCTTTATTCCGGTCCCTACGACGCGGATCATGCCCCAGATTTCGCTGCGTTGAAGGATTTCCTTCACGTCCACGAGACCGCGGAGGGAAGCGGCTACTGGCGTATTGACGCCCCGGATACCTACCTTCGCTTATACAACGAAAACCCGCTTTTCGGGCGCTGGAACTATCCGCTGGGAGTGACGATCTATGGCTTGCTTCACGCGGGGCGGGAAATCGGCTCGGAGGAGATTCAGGCCTACGTCCAAGAGCACGTGCAGCTTTGCTGCTCCACCTATTCCTACTCGCTTTGGGACCGGTCTGCTTTTGGCGGGCCCACGCACATTCACCGCCTGCTTTCCAGCATCGACAGCCTGGACGATTGCGGATCGTTCGGATCCTGCATGCTCGAGACTGCCAGCCACCGGAAAATCGAGGGCTTCGAGCGGATCGCCCACTTCGTAGCGGAGTTCATCTCCAACAAGCAGGACCGCTTTCCCGACGGCACCTTCTATCGCCGCGAGATGATGCACGAGTTCCACGAGAACACGATGTGGGCGGACGACCTGTACATGAGCGTGCCGTTCCTGTGCCGCTACTACCAGCTTACGGGCGATACGCGCTACGTCGACGATGCAGCCCAGCAATTCCTCGGCTTCAAGAAGCGCCTCTACCTGCCGGAAGACCGGCTGATGTCCCATGTCTATGACCTGCGCCGCGAGATGGCGACCGGCGTGCCTTGGGGACGTGGCAACGGTTGGACCGTTTTCTCCCTTGCGGAACTGCTAGGCGTGCTTCCGCAAGACCACCCGCACCGGGAAGAGCTGCTCTCGTTTTTCCGCGACCTTTGCGCAGGCATCCTGAAGCTGCAAGACGAGGAGGGCTTCTGGCACCAGGTCCTGACTCACCCGGACTCCTACCCGGAGAGTTCCTGCACTGCCATGTTCATTTTCGCTTTCTCCCGCGGGGTGCGCAACGGCTGGCTGGAAGACCCGGCCCCGTACGCCGATGCGGTCAACAAGGCATGGAAAGCCTTGAACAAGGCGTCCATCGACAACGAAGGCAACGTCTACGGGGTCTGCCGTGGCTCCGAGTTTTCCTTCAGCCCAGAGTACTACAAGAAGGATTTGCTGCCTCGCCTCAACGACACGCATGGGATCGGCATCGTGCTGCTCGCAGGCGTCGAGGTCATTCGTCTGAGGCACCACTTGAATCCCGCATAA
- a CDS encoding sugar phosphate isomerase/epimerase family protein → MKRIGARAHDFGTLPAAELASRLAANGLCCAQLALNKAIAGLNLKPGELNPGLAWQIGEAFRSHGVQIAVLGCYINPVNPDDAARGELLRFFKDHLRFVGDMGGSLVGLETGTPNVDYAIDPETGSEATFQALVRSISELVETAEACGAKVAVEAVTTHTISTPQKMKRLIDEIRSPAMVVIHDPVNLINAENHQDEARYIEEPFQLYGDRIAVIHAKDYTVKDGEYRQVATGLGQMDYSRLCGLIKETKPGISVLLEDSGPDTIETCHAHIAKHWPA, encoded by the coding sequence ATGAAGAGAATCGGCGCCCGTGCCCACGACTTCGGAACTCTCCCTGCTGCGGAACTCGCATCACGCCTCGCGGCGAATGGTCTTTGCTGCGCCCAGCTGGCCCTCAACAAGGCGATCGCCGGCTTGAATCTCAAGCCCGGCGAGCTGAATCCCGGGCTCGCATGGCAAATTGGAGAGGCCTTTCGCTCCCATGGCGTGCAGATCGCGGTCTTGGGTTGCTACATCAATCCCGTCAATCCTGACGATGCTGCTCGAGGCGAGCTGCTCCGCTTCTTCAAGGACCACCTGCGGTTCGTGGGTGACATGGGCGGCAGCCTCGTTGGATTGGAGACAGGCACTCCCAACGTCGACTACGCGATCGATCCCGAGACGGGGAGCGAGGCCACCTTCCAGGCGCTCGTGCGCAGCATCTCCGAATTGGTGGAAACGGCCGAAGCTTGCGGGGCGAAGGTCGCGGTGGAGGCGGTTACGACGCACACCATTTCCACTCCGCAGAAGATGAAACGATTGATCGACGAGATCCGGTCTCCCGCGATGGTGGTGATCCATGATCCGGTCAATTTGATCAACGCGGAAAACCATCAGGACGAGGCGCGATACATCGAGGAACCGTTCCAGCTCTACGGAGACCGGATCGCGGTTATCCACGCCAAGGACTACACGGTGAAGGACGGCGAGTACCGACAAGTTGCCACCGGCTTAGGTCAGATGGACTACAGCCGGCTCTGCGGCCTGATCAAGGAGACCAAGCCGGGGATCAGCGTGCTGCTGGAGGATTCCGGGCCAGACACGATCGAAACCTGCCACGCTCACATCGCCAAGCACTGGCCGGCTTGA
- a CDS encoding gluconate 5-dehydrogenase, whose amino-acid sequence MNVTNELFDLSGKVALITGGTHGIGMAIGIKLGQAGAKVCVNDISEEKLESCKAEYAKAGIDVYTLVFNVTDEADVDRGISQIEQEVGAIDILVNNAGIIKRIPILEQSIADFKQVIDVDLVAPLIVGKRVAPKMIEKRGGKIINMCSMMSVYGRNSVSAYASAKGGLKLLTSNMCCEWAKYNVQVNGIGPGYIATAQTAPIREGNHPFNDLVMTRTPAARWGEPEDVANAALFLSSKAAEFVNGHVLYVDGGILANFGYVKGENDLPEA is encoded by the coding sequence ATGAATGTAACAAACGAACTATTCGATTTAAGCGGTAAGGTAGCTCTCATCACTGGTGGGACTCATGGCATCGGCATGGCGATCGGAATCAAGCTTGGCCAGGCGGGAGCCAAGGTATGCGTCAACGACATCTCCGAGGAAAAGCTCGAAAGCTGCAAAGCCGAGTATGCCAAGGCTGGAATCGACGTCTACACTCTGGTCTTCAACGTCACCGACGAGGCTGATGTGGATCGTGGCATCTCGCAGATAGAGCAGGAGGTGGGAGCGATCGACATCCTCGTGAACAATGCGGGCATCATTAAGCGCATCCCCATCCTCGAGCAGTCGATCGCCGACTTCAAGCAAGTGATCGACGTCGACCTCGTGGCTCCGCTGATCGTGGGCAAGCGCGTCGCTCCTAAGATGATCGAGAAGCGCGGCGGAAAGATCATCAACATGTGTTCGATGATGAGCGTGTACGGTCGCAATTCCGTATCCGCCTACGCTTCGGCCAAGGGCGGCCTCAAGCTGCTCACCTCCAACATGTGCTGCGAATGGGCAAAGTACAACGTGCAGGTCAACGGCATCGGCCCAGGCTACATCGCCACCGCCCAAACCGCGCCCATCCGCGAAGGCAATCACCCCTTCAACGACCTGGTGATGACTCGGACTCCAGCCGCTCGTTGGGGCGAGCCGGAAGACGTCGCCAACGCGGCCCTTTTCCTCTCGTCCAAGGCTGCCGAGTTCGTCAATGGCCACGTGCTTTACGTCGACGGCGGCATCCTTGCCAACTTCGGCTACGTCAAGGGAGAGAACGACCTTCCAGAAGCGTAG
- a CDS encoding MBL fold metallo-hydrolase, protein MILSFMGTGTSQGVPMIGCDCQVCQSSDPRNTRYRTHAHLRLGKLNIQIDAAPEFRLRALEMGIPKVDLVLLTHGHADHIQGFDDLRQYCDQRGGEAIPVYSNADGLSRLKEVYPYAIRDKAVFKSYPAFRAIDMPQVLELGNEGRIYSTVQDHGRFETLGFVFEEASSGKRLAYFTDCSGVSEEAERLAKGADLVVLDGLRPMAHPSHMTIGEAVEAAQRIGGSQTYLIHMTHHIDHGKVDTELPEGINLSYDKLVVEA, encoded by the coding sequence ATGATTTTGAGCTTCATGGGAACGGGCACTTCGCAAGGCGTGCCGATGATCGGGTGCGACTGCCAAGTTTGCCAATCATCCGACCCACGCAACACCCGCTACCGCACCCACGCTCACCTGCGACTGGGAAAGCTAAATATCCAGATCGACGCTGCGCCGGAGTTTCGCCTGCGCGCGCTCGAAATGGGCATCCCCAAAGTCGACCTGGTCCTGCTCACCCACGGCCACGCCGACCATATCCAGGGGTTCGACGACCTGCGCCAGTACTGCGACCAGCGCGGCGGCGAGGCCATTCCCGTCTACTCGAACGCAGACGGCTTGAGCCGCCTCAAGGAAGTCTACCCCTACGCCATTCGCGACAAGGCGGTTTTCAAGAGCTACCCCGCCTTCCGAGCCATCGACATGCCTCAGGTTCTAGAGCTCGGCAACGAGGGTCGCATCTACTCCACCGTGCAAGACCACGGGCGATTCGAAACCCTGGGGTTCGTTTTCGAGGAAGCCTCATCCGGCAAGCGCCTCGCCTACTTCACCGATTGCAGCGGAGTGAGCGAGGAGGCGGAACGCTTGGCCAAGGGAGCGGATCTGGTGGTGCTGGACGGACTCCGCCCCATGGCTCACCCTTCCCACATGACGATCGGCGAAGCTGTCGAGGCCGCCCAGCGCATCGGCGGCTCGCAAACCTACCTCATCCACATGACCCACCATATCGATCATGGAAAAGTGGATACAGAACTGCCCGAGGGCATCAACCTGAGCTACGACAAGCTGGTCGTGGAAGCCTAA